The Triticum aestivum cultivar Chinese Spring chromosome 4B, IWGSC CS RefSeq v2.1, whole genome shotgun sequence sequence AGCACATGCTGGGGGGATCGAGGATCGAGACTCGATCCCCGGCCATGTGAAGATCACTAGGCTCTGTACTCGTCGCCGCAGTCGCCGATGACCTCCATCAGGTTCCGGCCCCGCTGCGACGCCTCGGTGATGCTGCCCATGTCCTCCTCGTCCAGCAGCAGCGACAGAATGGCGTTGGTGTCCCTGATGTGCTCCGAGAGACCCAGCCTCACGCCCACCATCGACCCCGCCACCGATGTCTGCCCCCAAGAACAATCACAGTGTCAGCAGTCATGAGTTATGGCGAATACCATGAGCAAACAGAGATGATAGATCTTGAGGCTACCATGATGAAGATATTACTTCCCCAGAGGGAGAAAAATGTGATGAAGACGTGGAGGAGGGTGGAGGATTACCTGGTTCAGTATGTATCTTACGGCGACGGTCGAGATGGGGACGCCGTGTTTCAGCGACACCTTCTTCAAGGTCTGGAGCAGGGCCTGGAACAGGCTCCAGCCACCCCAAGCGTCGATCATCTGTTGTAGGATCAACAATGAGAACAGCAAGAGAAGACTGGAAGGCGGGCAACACGTTCAACCGAAAGGATTACAAACTGCTCACCCTCTTATATTTCTGCAGGGATGGGGTGTTCAGAGGAGGTCCGGCGAAAGGTATGTTGATGTTGGTGTCGAGGAACTTCTCGGACAAGAGTCCGCCCATCACCGTGCCATACCTGCATCCACAAAAATGCATTCAAACTTCAGGCTATGTTCTACTGAAGAAGAAAGAGGGATGGAGGGGGAGGGAACAGACGTGATAAGCTTGACTCCGGTAAGGTCGCAAAGCTCCGCCATCTTTTTCTGCGGGCGCATATCCACAATAGAATGTTGAACCTGGTAATTTTACGTCATCTTTCGTTATTTTATCTGAGGACCATATGATCATTGATGCTAAAATACACCATACATGAGGCAAGTAAGCAGTGATATATATACCTGGTTGCTGACAATAGGTATTCCATTTTCTAGAATTATTTGCAGCCTCTCTGTGTCGAAGTTTGTCAGAGCTACAGTCTTTATCTTGCCTTCAGAATTTTCAGAACAAATAGGGGCATGATGTAAGATAGTTTATTCACACTTTAAAATCACAAGCGTAAGAGATGAGGGCACAAGCGAACTATTATTATCCAGTCAaggtttaaaatattaccttcctcCTTCAGGTCAGTGATGTGCTTTAGTGCATCTAGATATCCAGGATTTGCATAGTCCCACCTGTTTTGTGATAAAGGGTCAGCAAAAATTACCAGCTGCGGCAGCAGTTATATGATGCATCCCCTAAACAAAGTACTCAGCACGATACACGATTCACAGGTTTTGAACAAAATGACACTTCTGGTGTTTCAGAGTTTCGACAGTGCTGAGTGCTGACTGAAGTCCTTTAAACTGGTCTCTCATGCAACACAGCTAGGAGTAATGACAATGACACAACTCTATCACAGTACAGCATGCTTTTGTCTGTGAACGAGCATCCCAgatttttctcaaaaaggaaaacaAGTAAAAAAGAAGATGTCCCGTCTTCCCCCCAATGCTAGCACGAAGATACCTAGAGGTTTGATGGACCAGCGGAAGAGCGACAGCGGAAAGAAAGCAACATAGACACACAGCGCACAGGGCTCTACGACATAAATATCCAAAATCGTGGAGCAAGAACCAAAGTTTTTATTGAGCACTCGGCCCTCTAGCATATTAACAAGCATTCCAGATGATCAGGATGAACTTATTGTCCAAAATACTTCACAGGAGATTCACTACTGAGTATCAACAGGGATCCGTTTCCAAATAAATTCAATCAAAAGCCTTCCAGTTGCACTGACAAAGAAGAAGAAATGGTATGAACACGTCATGATACCAAATCAGCAAGCCACACAAGCATACCAATGGAACTGCAGCATGTCCAAGGCAGCGACGTCCATCCTCTTCCGGGACCTGTTGATGTTCTCCTCAACAAAGCTTCTTGTCATCTTAACCGGCGGCGGCACCCACTTTGTAAGCCTGCACAGGCAGCTCGGCAACAGTCAGAGAACAGCAGCAGCAGGAAAGTCTGCCAAGGCTGCGTCCCGGTGGCACCAAGACCGTGATAAATGGTTCGCTCACCCCCTGACTTCTTCTAGCATCTCCGGCGGGCGCTCGCGCCGG is a genomic window containing:
- the LOC123090543 gene encoding flagellar radial spoke protein 5 isoform X2; protein product: MLLCARSGAGAVMATAAAGLPRRGRCGRRRRCTVAAAMGAPEVEKGKTATVRSKASGDALEVCRVVNGMWQVSGASWGRVVPAAAVDAMLAYADAGLATFDMADIYGPAEDLYGMFINKVRRERPPEMLEEVRGLTKWVPPPVKMTRSFVEENINRSRKRMDVAALDMLQFHWWDYANPGYLDALKHITDLKEEGKIKTVALTNFDTERLQIILENGIPIVSNQVQHSIVDMRPQKKMAELCDLTGVKLITYGTVMGGLLSEKFLDTNINIPFAGPPLNTPSLQKYKRMIDAWGGWSLFQALLQTLKKVSLKHGVPISTVAVRYILNQTSVAGSMVGVRLGLSEHIRDTNAILSLLLDEEDMGSITEASQRGRNLMEVIGDCGDEYRA
- the LOC123090543 gene encoding flagellar radial spoke protein 5 isoform X1, which encodes MSSSAARALSPAPATPPPPPSPRRVRPARCAGFVGPAVESASPGARAATLASSRGGTDSSLAICRVLNGMWQTSGGWGRIDRADAVDAMLAYADAGLSTFDMADHYGPAEDLYGMFINKVRRERPPEMLEEVRGLTKWVPPPVKMTRSFVEENINRSRKRMDVAALDMLQFHWWDYANPGYLDALKHITDLKEEGKIKTVALTNFDTERLQIILENGIPIVSNQVQHSIVDMRPQKKMAELCDLTGVKLITYGTVMGGLLSEKFLDTNINIPFAGPPLNTPSLQKYKRMIDAWGGWSLFQALLQTLKKVSLKHGVPISTVAVRYILNQTSVAGSMVGVRLGLSEHIRDTNAILSLLLDEEDMGSITEASQRGRNLMEVIGDCGDEYRA